A region of the Denticeps clupeoides chromosome 12, fDenClu1.1, whole genome shotgun sequence genome:
AGCTACTACTCCCTTTCCCACCTATTTTGTCTGATATCCACatttacttaataaaaaaaattaaacaattatgataattaaaaaattacacataCAGTGTTACACATGTATTTTTCCATACATGTTATAATGCCAtaattcaatttatttaaacagtaaaCACAGTGTTTTCTGAAGTTACTTGGACATTCTTAAATTAACCAAGTGATGTATGCATGTAAAGGCATGTCATCTTCTGGATGTTGGTAGGCCTATAATGGCACCTCACTGTCTACCTTTTTGCTACTGGATTTCTGGATGTTGATCTcaatgctgttgttttttttttgttttttttaaacaaggcaTCCATAGGTTTCTCCAAGCAGGGTTAAGGCAGACCAGTTCTATCAGTTCAACATTAATTCTCGCTCCCTGTTcctggtctctctctcactcacgcTTCTTTGTGCTTTCTTTGCACCTTTCTCCCTGCACTCCTTTTCTCATGTGGGTGTCAATTTCCCCTTTTCACTCACCTTTGCAGTTCTGGATAGCAGTTTAGCGGAGAGGGTGAGCCACTATTACTCTATGTTAGTGTCAAAGTTGCCATCACTGCGCAAAGTGTGTAGTTTTGGATACAGCCGCCCATTCTGCACCTCCTTGATAGGTTCCAGAAACACCACATGCTTGTTGTTACTGACCTTGCGGCCTGACCCTTCAGTTGTAGTTGTAGGCGTTGGCATCAAGATGGAGGACTGGGCACTACACTCGTTGGCTGGGCTCGGGATGGTGGGTACAGGTTGCTGCTTTTGGCAGAGGCAACGGCAGGGTGTCAGGTACAGGTACATGAACACCAGCACCAGGCTGACTATGCAGCCTAGCAGAGTGGTGAATCCTGTGTTAAACTGTTCAGGCTCAACACGTCTTGGCACAATGGTAACATTCACCTCCCGTGTCTCATTGTGCAGATGCTTTTGGTCCGAAACCATGCACCAGTATACACCAGAGTCCTCCACCTGTGCAGCAACAAGCTCTAAGGTTCCATTGACATGCATTCGCATCGATCCATTGTTCCCCGGTGGTGCAATATACTCCTTATTTGGTGAGACCCAACTGAAAGTCAACTGCTGACCCTGCAGCGAGGTTTGGCATTCCAGAATAGCAGGTTCGCCAACATTGACCTGCACATTGTTGACTGGCTCACCTAGCACCCCATGCTGAACAAGCAAGGTACAGTTTTCAAAGAATCGACTGTGCTGAAAGAACCGCACAGAGGCAGGCAGTTCCCCATACACTAGGCAGCTATGCTCCATCCGGTAGTCCCTTACTGAGGCAAAGTTCTGTTGTTCCCAGTGCCGAAACAAGACGTACATGGAGCACTCACAGATCAGCGTGTTGTTGTGTAGAAAGAGGCTACGCTGAACTGTCATCGGCAGGGTCCGGATGTCCTCCAGTGGCAGTCTAGGCAAGCGGTTAGAGGAGAGGTCCAGGGTCCTTAggaaagggtggctattttccTGGATTGAGAAGAATGGGAAGTCCGTCAGCCGGTTGTGACTCAGGTAGGCCTTTCGGAGGTTGCTGAGGCTGGCAAGTGCCCGGCTCTCCACACGAGTGATGCGGTTGTTGAACAGCAACAGCTCCTTTATCCCCACCAGCTCTTGGAAATAGTGTTGTTCCACTACATGGAGCTGGTTGGATGATAGGTCCAGGTGCTGCAAGCTGCTGGTGTTCCTGAACGTTCCCGGTGCCAGCCTGTTCAACCGGTTGTGCGCAA
Encoded here:
- the LOC114800347 gene encoding amphoterin-induced protein 3-like isoform X1; this encodes MLLSQGVTALLMLGFLLFQPVQGSCPSQCLCAVDILSCSFRGMEKIPTQLPPMAATLDFNHNRLLQLEEGSFAGLPHLDTLRLAHNRLNRLAPGTFRNTSSLQHLDLSSNQLHVVEQHYFQELVGIKELLLFNNRITRVESRALASLSNLRKAYLSHNRLTDFPFFSIQENSHPFLRTLDLSSNRLPRLPLEDIRTLPMTVQRSLFLHNNTLICECSMYVLFRHWEQQNFASVRDYRMEHSCLVYGELPASVRFFQHSRFFENCTLLVQHGVLGEPVNNVQVNVGEPAILECQTSLQGQQLTFSWVSPNKEYIAPPGNNGSMRMHVNGTLELVAAQVEDSGVYWCMVSDQKHLHNETREVNVTIVPRRVEPEQFNTGFTTLLGCIVSLVLVFMYLYLTPCRCLCQKQQPVPTIPSPANECSAQSSILMPTPTTTTEGSGRKVSNNKHVVFLEPIKEVQNGRLYPKLHTLRSDGNFDTNIE
- the LOC114800347 gene encoding amphoterin-induced protein 3-like isoform X2 encodes the protein MLLSQGVTALLMLGFLLFQPVQGSCPSQCLCAVDILSCSFRGMEKIPTQLPPMAATLDFNHNRLLQLEEGSFAGLPHLDTLRLAHNRLNRLAPGTFRNTSSLQHLDLSSNQLHVVEQHYFQELVGIKELLLFNNRITRVESRALASLSNLRKAYLSHNRLTDFPFFSIQENSHPFLRTLDLSSNRLPRLPLEDIRTLPMTVQRSLFLHNNTLICECSMYVLFRHWEQQNFASVRDYRMEHSCLVYGELPASVRFFQHSRFFENCTLLVQHGVLGEPVNNVQVNVGEPAILECQTSLQGQQLTFSWVSPNKEYIAPPGNNGSMRMHVNGTLELVAAQVEDSGVYWCMVSDQKHLHNETREVNVTIVPRRVEPEQFNTGFTTLLGCIVSLVLVFMYLYLTPCRCLCQKQQPVPTIPSPANECSAQSSILMPTPTTTTEGSGRKMLPPKFISNHSQVLDIWTTSSTGQPLRSGRNP